CGCCATTTGCGGAGAGCATCTCGAAAATCCAGGAGTCAGACATGTACTGGGAGTAGCCGTAAGCGCCGGTCTTTTCGTGGATGGTATTGGCCCATTGGACTACGTCGTCGAAAGTCTTGGGAGGATTGCTCACGTCGAGCCCGGCCTGGGTGGCCAGTTGCTTGTTGATGTACATGGTGGGCTCGGAGACCGACATAGGCAGGGAGAGCAGGCCCTTGGAATCCGAGTAGTACTTGCGGGCAGCCTTGGGGATGGAGGAGCCGTCGAAGGACTTGTCGCCCTTGGCCAGCTCGTAGATGGGGGTGGTTTGCTTGCTGTCAATCATGAAAGCCGTGGCAATGTCGTTCATCTGCATGATTGAGGGCGTGGACTTGGACTGCACGGCCGCGGAGAACTTCTGCTGGACGTCCGTGTAATTGCCCTGGTAGGAGGCCTTGACCGTGATCTTGCCCTTGTGATCGGCGTTGAACTTGGAGACCAGGTCGTTGATGGTGTCTACGGCGTGACCGGCGCTGGAGTACCAGAAGGTGACGGTCTGCTCACCCTCTGAAGCTGCAGACCCCGATGATGGTGAGGCAGTGTTGCCTGTTTGAGCACTGCCGCAGGCCGATAGAGCCATCACTGGGATGATGACCGCGGCGGCGAGAGTGGCGAGTCGATGCTTGCGCATGATTCTTCCTTTCATTTCCTTCCCCACAATAGGGGCAAAACTAGGTAAATTGATAGTGGATGGATACTAGTCACTTGATGCCGCCTGCAACCGTCATGCCGCGCAGGGACTTGTTGAAAGCCAGGGTGAGGATCAAGGTGGGGATGATGGCGATAGCTGAACCAGCTAGAACCACACCCATGTGAGAAGATTCGGCGCCTGAGAGCTGAGTAATGCCCACCTGAATGGTGCGCGTCTCGGGCGAGTTGGTAACCAACAGGGGCCAGAAGTAGCCGTTCCAAGCGGCCACAGCTGAGTTGATGGTGGCGGCGATGACCGTGGGCTTCGTAATAGGTAGAAGCACATGGAACATGAAGCGGAAGTGGCCAGCGCCGTCAATTTGTGAGGCATCCCTCAGCTCGCTGGGGAAGGATTGGAAGGCTTGGCGGAAGAGGAAGACCGTGAAACCCTGCACCAGGTAGGGCAGGAAGACGGCGATAACGGTGTCCATCAGGCCCCAACTGGTCACGTTCAGGTAGTTGGAGAGGATGGTTGTTTCGCCGGGAATCATCAGGCTGAGCAGGAAGACCATCATCCACAGCTGCGGGCGCTTCAGATTGCAAAAGACGATAGCGTAGGCGGCGAGAATTGCGGTGACGATCTGGCCCAGCGTCTGGCAGATGGTCACGATAATGCTGTTGCCTACCTGCCGCACGAGGGGCATGGACGTGGCTGCTGTGGTGAAATTGCTCAGGGTCGGGGCTTTGACCACGCCACTGGCGTTGAAGGTCAGCGCGCCTACAAAAATGTAGAGCACGGGAAGCAACACGATAAGCGCCAGGACAATGCCCAGAGCGACCATGAGGGTCTGTGACAGCTTAGAACGGCGGACCATCAGTAGCTCACCTTCCTATCCATAAACTTGAACTGCAAGAGGGTCAGGACGAACACAAAAGCGAAGAGCACAATGCCCAGGGCCGAGGCGATGCCGAAGTTGGCTGAACCAGCGCCGAACGCTGCCGTGTAGATGTTGTAGGTGATGGTGGTGGTGGCTTGGCCGGGGCCGCCCTTGGTCATGATGTTGATTTGTGCAAAGGCTTGCAGGGTTTCGATGCAGGCGGTCACGGCGATGTAGAAGAGCGTGGGGCTAATCAGCGGCACCACAATCGACCACTGGATGCGCCCTTCGCTGGCTCCGTCCACGCGGGCGGCTTCGATAATTTCGGGGTCCACAGCGTCAATGGCGGCGCACAGGAGGATGAGCGTAAAGCCGAGCCCAGTCCAAATGGTCACCATGGTGATGGTCGGGAAGGCCCAGTGCGGGTCCGTGAGCCAGCCGACGGGTTTAATGCCGAATTTGCCGAGCGCGTCGTTGATGATGCCCGTGGGACTGAAAATAGCCAGGAAGCCCAGGGAAGCGGCGGCTACCGACACGCTGACTGTGGAGGTCATGAGCACGCGGAAGATTTTGTTGCCGCCAAACTGGCGGGTCAGGAAGATAGCCAACAGTGTGCCTAAAATCAGCCTGCCGGCGACCACCGCAATTGCGTAGACAATCGTGCGCACGAGCACACTCGTAAAGGAGGGGTCGGTGAAAACAGTAATGTAGTTTTCCATCCCGATAAACCCTGCCGGCGAGCCGAACAAGTCGGTGCCTTGCGTGCTCATAATGAAGACGCGCACGAGTGGGATGAAGGAGAATATGGTGAGTAGGCCCAAGCCGGGGATGAGCATGAGTGTGCCCACAGCGCGGTTGCGCCGGGTGGTAGCCGAGTGCTTATTGCTGCTGACTGGGTCGCCACTGGCCGACGATGCGGCAGTATCTTGCTTACGTATCGACAACGGTTCGGCTCCTTCCTTTAAGTGTGTCCTAACGAGTGTCATCATTGGCAGCTGAGCGTTGGAGCGCGATATAGGGACAGTGTAGGCCCTTTATGGCGCTTCGTCCACACGGCGTTATTGATAACAGCAAAAGATAAGGCTGAATGGGCTACTGGCACTAGTCTTTACCCCCTTGCTTGGGTAATTCACTTTCGTTGTTTACTATGACTAATCCGCTCCCAACAGCGTTCAAAGTTCCTTCCAGATAATACCATCACCGGCGTGCTTTCTGGCGCTTATTCGTCCAAAAAATGGGGTGGTCCTGTCATTTTGCGCACATTTTGCGCTTTTAGGCTCAATCGCAGCTCGTCTTGCGCAGGGGCAACACGCACGGAGGACGAAGCCTGCGCTGGCGTTGTATAGTATGTAACTTCCAATATTCACGGACAAAGGGGATCGCTGAAAGGTAAGAGGTATGCGAATTACAGTCTATTGCGGTGCGGCTCAAGGTAACGACGAACGGTTTGTGCAGCTAGCCAACGATATCGGACGGTGGGTGGCGCAGTCGGACCGGGAGCTGGTGTACGGCGGGGGAGGCGTTGGGCTGATGGGGATCGTGGCCCAATCTGTGCTCTCCAACGGGGGGCAAGTCTACGGCGTTATGCCGCGCGTCTTGGTAGAGCGGCACGCGAACTTCGAGGGCTTGACTCACATGGAAGTCGTGGACGACATGGACGTGCGCAAGAAGCGCATGATGGAGTTGGGAGACGCGCTGATTGCCATTCCCGGCGGGCCTGGAACCCTGGAAGAGATGGCTGAGGCCTTCTCCTGGGCGCGTTTGGGGCTGAATAACAAACCGAGCATCTTCTTCAACATCGACGGCTACTGGGATCCGATTCGCGACATGTTTGACCGCATGGTGAGCAAGGGATTCTTGACGCAAGTTGACCGCGACAAGCTCTACTTCCTGGACTCTTTCGACCAAATTGACCAAGCTATCGCCTCATACACCCCTCCAGCCATCCGTACCTACCCCGACGCCAGGGCTTAGCCAGAGACCGACAGCAGCCCGTTTGTGCTGGCCTGGTTCGTGCAGGCTCGGGCAATTTGCTGCTGCATACTGTGGTCTGCGGCAGGCCGGTGATAAATACTCGCAAGCGATTGGTTGTTGTCAGGGTTTTCCCTGAGAGCGACCCTGAACTATCCCTGGTTGCCCCCTGAAAACGGCGGTATACCACTTTCTTTGATGATTAGATGACATAGTAATCATTTTGAGAAGAAGGAGTTCGCTATGTCAGCGAAGGCAGCCAGAATACGGGGATTTGCGCCAGTGGAGGCTCGGGGCCTGTCCAAGAGCGTGCAGGTGCGCAAAGGCGAGTCTATCGACATCCTCAAAGAGGTGGATTTTCAGGCGTCTTGGGGGCAGATGACTGGAATTGTGGGCCCTTCAGGCTCGGGCAAATCCACGCTTTTATACTGTCTGGCGGGCTTGGAGCAAGCTACGGGCGGGCAGGCGAGCGTCTTAGGCCAGCCTATTGGAAGCATGAGCAGGACCAAGTTGGCGCGCTTCCGTCGTGAGCACCTGGGCTTCGTATTTCAGGCCTATAATTTGGTGCCTACGCTCAATGTGGAAGAAAATATTGCCCTGCCCTTCATGCTGCGGGGTAAAAAACCTCCTCATGGGGAGATTATTGAGCTTCTGGAGCGCTTTGGCCTGGGGGAGCGGCGCAAGTCGGATGTGGGCTCCCTCTCAGGAGGCGAGCAGCAACGTGTCGCCCTAGCCAGAGTGCTCGTTTCCAAGCCAGACGTGGTTTTTGCTGACGAACCCACCGGCGCGCTGGACCAGACTAGCGGGCGCATAGTAATTGACGAGCTCCACCGGGTGGCATCTGACCCCTGCCGCGCTGTCATTGTCGTTACGCATGCCAATGAGGTGGCCTCCCGCTGCGATCGCGTGGTCACGATGGTAGACGGGCGCATGAGTGAGGGCGCGGGAGTGGGCTTCGTACCGGTGCAGGGTCAGCCGCTTCCGCAGGCGCAGGCCCTTGCTGCTGGCCGTGGGGGTGCGCAATGAGGGCCCTTGCAAAGAGCTTACGTTCGGCACCGGGCGTGTGGATTGGCGTTTTTCTTTACCTAAGCGTGGTCCAAAGCGTGATGGGAGCAATCACTATGGTGGCGGCTTCTTACTGGCGAACGTATGCGGGCGCTCAAGGGGACTTGCGCCAGGACGCTGAAAATATGGTGCGGATGATGGGCTATTCCGAGCTGCCATTGACCGTCATTGCAGGCGTTTGCATTACTCTCTGGGTGGTGTCGGCTGCCGTCAATCACCAGCGCAAGCAGCTGGCCCTCCTCTCTATGCAGGGGGCTACACCTGTGCAGTTAACCCTACTTACAGAAGCCCAAGTCCTCATTCTGGGGCTGGCTGCTTCTGCGCTTTCGGGGGTAGTGGATGGCCTCGCCGTGCCGCCGTTTTTCCGATACATGACCAGCATCTATAGTGATTTTGTGGGCTCCTACCACTATCAGCCAGACCTTGCAGCGTGGCTACTGGGCGCGTTCGTAGGCCTCGCCACAGCAGCGATAGGCACTGCGCTGACCGTTCGCACAGCGGCCAAGGTTGATCCAGTGGAGGCTTACCGGCCGCAAGCAGTGAAACCCAAGCGCCCCGGCTGGATGCGCATATTCCTATCCCTATCGTCGTTCGTGGGTGCAGTCTACGTATTTATTCTGCCTACTGGGAAGGTGCGCCGGGCCTCGCTTTCAGGCGGTAAGGCTGCAATGGATGCTTTTAGCGCGGACACATCGATGGTGCTGACTTGCGCCATGGGCGGCCTCATGCTGCTGATGATTGCGTTCGCCTTTTTAGCTCCGCTGCTGTACGGCGGCTTGGTGCGACTGTGGACTCAGGTGCTGCCGATTTCAGCTGCGCCTTGGGTGTTGGCCAAGCGCCAAACTGTCTCTCGCATTGAGCGTTCCAGCTCAGTATTAGCGCCGCTCATGGCCTGCCTTGGGCTCATTATGGGGATGGGAACGCCTATGCAAATATATGCTGCTTCTTTGGTGAAAGTGGCTGGTTACTCCACTCCTCCTGGCACCACGAGCACTGGTCTGTCGGGGATTTTGGGCGCGGTCGGCCCAGCTGCCCTCATCGCTTTGGGCGGTGCCTTGGCTGGTTTTTGCATGATTTCACGTGAGCGCAGCTTCGACCAGTCTCTGCTAGATATAGCGGGCGCTGAACCGCGTCAGTTGCGCACCATGTCCGTCTTGGAAGGCGCTATTATCATGCTCACCGCCATTTTGGCAGCTTTCCTCATCACTATTCCTGCCACGGCCAGTGCCTACGTGGGCATTCGCATCATGTTGGGTACTGCCGTACTCTCCGTTCCCTGGGCTCTATGG
This window of the Bombiscardovia nodaiensis genome carries:
- a CDS encoding ABC transporter permease gives rise to the protein MVRRSKLSQTLMVALGIVLALIVLLPVLYIFVGALTFNASGVVKAPTLSNFTTAATSMPLVRQVGNSIIVTICQTLGQIVTAILAAYAIVFCNLKRPQLWMMVFLLSLMIPGETTILSNYLNVTSWGLMDTVIAVFLPYLVQGFTVFLFRQAFQSFPSELRDASQIDGAGHFRFMFHVLLPITKPTVIAATINSAVAAWNGYFWPLLVTNSPETRTIQVGITQLSGAESSHMGVVLAGSAIAIIPTLILTLAFNKSLRGMTVAGGIK
- a CDS encoding glycerol-3-phosphate ABC transporter permease; this translates as MSIRKQDTAASSASGDPVSSNKHSATTRRNRAVGTLMLIPGLGLLTIFSFIPLVRVFIMSTQGTDLFGSPAGFIGMENYITVFTDPSFTSVLVRTIVYAIAVVAGRLILGTLLAIFLTRQFGGNKIFRVLMTSTVSVSVAAASLGFLAIFSPTGIINDALGKFGIKPVGWLTDPHWAFPTITMVTIWTGLGFTLILLCAAIDAVDPEIIEAARVDGASEGRIQWSIVVPLISPTLFYIAVTACIETLQAFAQINIMTKGGPGQATTTITYNIYTAAFGAGSANFGIASALGIVLFAFVFVLTLLQFKFMDRKVSY
- a CDS encoding cytokinin riboside 5'-monophosphate phosphoribohydrolase, whose product is MRITVYCGAAQGNDERFVQLANDIGRWVAQSDRELVYGGGGVGLMGIVAQSVLSNGGQVYGVMPRVLVERHANFEGLTHMEVVDDMDVRKKRMMELGDALIAIPGGPGTLEEMAEAFSWARLGLNNKPSIFFNIDGYWDPIRDMFDRMVSKGFLTQVDRDKLYFLDSFDQIDQAIASYTPPAIRTYPDARA
- a CDS encoding ABC transporter ATP-binding protein: MSAKAARIRGFAPVEARGLSKSVQVRKGESIDILKEVDFQASWGQMTGIVGPSGSGKSTLLYCLAGLEQATGGQASVLGQPIGSMSRTKLARFRREHLGFVFQAYNLVPTLNVEENIALPFMLRGKKPPHGEIIELLERFGLGERRKSDVGSLSGGEQQRVALARVLVSKPDVVFADEPTGALDQTSGRIVIDELHRVASDPCRAVIVVTHANEVASRCDRVVTMVDGRMSEGAGVGFVPVQGQPLPQAQALAAGRGGAQ